From the genome of Variovorax sp. RA8, one region includes:
- a CDS encoding diacylglycerol/lipid kinase family protein — MSGCNSHAQSALFVVFNVHSGRGSAQALREAIARACAAQGRAYRLFEVSRLHRLSERIREAVDAARAESGVVVAAGGDGTINAVAQAVLGSGCALGVLPKGTFNYFSRTHAIPTDIDEALRVLLGERPVPVQVGLVNDRVFLVNASLGLYARVLEDREVYKSRYGRSRWVALWAAIATAMRPHPGWDLRIRWHGEERLVRTPTLFVGNNALQLQQVGMPRPEAVEQGELTAIALRPSSRLAMFALMLRGAMGRLAESDNVMHASFRSMSVSPARTTRRHAKVAADGEVLRMAMPLHFRVAPEPLWLIKPARSEREDAGR; from the coding sequence ATGTCTGGCTGCAACTCGCACGCGCAGTCTGCGCTCTTCGTCGTCTTCAACGTCCATTCGGGGCGCGGCAGTGCGCAGGCCCTGCGCGAGGCGATCGCGCGCGCCTGCGCCGCGCAGGGCCGGGCGTATCGGCTCTTCGAAGTCTCGCGCCTGCACCGCCTGTCCGAACGGATCCGCGAGGCGGTCGATGCGGCGCGTGCCGAAAGCGGCGTGGTTGTCGCCGCGGGTGGCGACGGCACGATCAACGCCGTCGCGCAGGCGGTGCTGGGCAGCGGCTGCGCACTGGGCGTGCTGCCGAAGGGCACCTTCAACTATTTCAGCCGCACGCATGCGATTCCCACCGACATCGACGAGGCGCTGCGGGTGCTGCTCGGCGAGCGGCCGGTGCCGGTGCAGGTGGGCCTGGTCAACGATCGCGTCTTCCTGGTCAATGCCAGCCTCGGCCTTTATGCGCGCGTGCTGGAGGACCGTGAAGTCTACAAATCCCGCTATGGCCGCAGCCGGTGGGTAGCGCTTTGGGCGGCGATAGCGACCGCGATGCGCCCCCACCCCGGCTGGGATCTGCGCATCCGCTGGCACGGCGAGGAGCGCCTGGTGCGCACGCCGACGCTCTTCGTCGGCAACAACGCGCTGCAACTGCAGCAGGTCGGCATGCCGCGGCCCGAAGCGGTCGAGCAGGGCGAACTCACGGCCATTGCCCTTCGGCCGAGCAGCCGCCTCGCCATGTTCGCGCTGATGCTGCGCGGCGCCATGGGCCGGCTCGCCGAGTCGGACAACGTCATGCACGCCTCCTTCCGGTCGATGTCCGTCAGCCCGGCCAGGACCACGCGGCGCCACGCCAAGGTCGCGGCCGACGGCGAGGTGCTGCGCATGGCCATGCCGCTGCACTTCCGGGTCGCGCCCGAGCCGCTCTGGCTCATCAAGCCGGCCCGCAGCGAGCGGGAGGATGCGGGTCGATGA
- a CDS encoding alpha/beta hydrolase family protein → MSPSTQQINFQVGDHGTVSGLVQMPADPIACYVFAHGAGAGMGHAFMGAMSEGLAARGIATLRYQFPSMELGKKRPDPPPVAHAAVRAAVAQAVERFGSLPLFAGGKSFGGRMTSQAQALDPLPGVAGLVFVGFPLHPAGTPSTGRADHLSDVHVPMLFVQGTRDELADLASIRAVVSKLGASATLMEIAEADHAFHVLRRSGRSDKEVLAEVLDGMAAWMRA, encoded by the coding sequence ATGAGCCCGAGCACGCAACAAATCAACTTCCAGGTCGGCGACCATGGCACCGTCTCGGGACTGGTGCAGATGCCGGCCGACCCCATCGCCTGCTACGTCTTCGCCCATGGCGCCGGGGCGGGCATGGGACACGCCTTCATGGGCGCTATGTCCGAAGGGCTCGCAGCGCGTGGCATCGCCACCCTGCGCTACCAGTTTCCGTCGATGGAACTCGGCAAGAAGCGGCCCGATCCGCCGCCCGTCGCGCATGCCGCCGTGCGCGCGGCGGTGGCGCAGGCGGTGGAGCGCTTCGGATCGCTGCCCCTCTTCGCGGGAGGCAAGTCCTTCGGGGGGCGCATGACTTCGCAGGCGCAGGCGCTCGATCCGCTGCCAGGGGTGGCCGGCCTCGTGTTCGTCGGCTTTCCGCTGCACCCGGCCGGGACGCCCTCGACCGGGCGCGCCGACCATCTGTCCGACGTGCACGTGCCGATGCTGTTCGTGCAGGGCACGCGCGACGAGCTTGCGGACCTGGCCAGCATCCGCGCCGTGGTCTCGAAGCTCGGTGCTTCCGCGACGCTGATGGAAATCGCCGAGGCGGACCATGCCTTCCACGTGCTGCGCCGTTCAGGCCGCAGCGACAAGGAGGTCCTGGCGGAAGTGCTCGACGGCATGGCGGCGTGGATGCGGGCATAA
- the xdhA gene encoding xanthine dehydrogenase small subunit, with product MSMNASTQPIRFFHRGRIVDVSGVHPTRSVLDWLREDARCTGTKEGCNEGDCGACTVAIGELAEAGEKDAVGGLRLQTVNACIQFLPTLHGKALFTVEDLKAQCTGRRDRAPRDKQAATQLHPVQQAMVDCHGSQCGFCTPGFVMSLWSTYEHHRNAGTQPTRQQLADDLSGNLCRCTGYRPILDAGQRMFDLPAVRLDTEPVVAALQSLKHQASFDYVAPLGQRLDHFHAPTTLAQLAALREAKPAAQLLSGSTDVGLWVNKQFRDLGDIIYVGDVAEMKVVEEREVDGTPALYIGAGASLENAFRALAARVPALTDVWLRFASPPIRNAGTMGGNVANGSPIGDSPPVLMSLDAEIELRRGERVRRMPLPEFYVDYMKNRLEPGEFVQGLVLPLAAMKRQVRAYKISKRFDCDISALCGGFAVELDGDIVKEVRLAYGGMAAVVKRAAQAEAALVGKPWTQASVAAAKLALAQDFKPLTDMRASADYRLLVAQNLLQRLWLETRTKEPLPVEATSVWSAMPHATAAAAAAEGV from the coding sequence ATGAGCATGAACGCCAGCACCCAACCCATCCGCTTCTTCCACCGCGGCCGGATCGTCGACGTGAGCGGCGTGCATCCCACCCGCTCGGTGCTGGACTGGCTGCGCGAGGACGCGCGCTGCACCGGCACCAAGGAAGGCTGCAACGAGGGCGATTGCGGTGCGTGCACGGTGGCGATCGGCGAACTGGCCGAGGCCGGCGAGAAGGATGCGGTGGGCGGCCTGCGGCTGCAGACGGTCAACGCCTGCATCCAATTCCTGCCCACGCTGCACGGCAAGGCGCTGTTCACGGTCGAAGACCTCAAGGCGCAGTGCACCGGCCGGCGCGACCGGGCCCCGCGCGACAAGCAGGCGGCGACCCAGCTGCATCCGGTGCAGCAGGCCATGGTCGACTGCCATGGTTCGCAATGCGGGTTCTGCACGCCGGGCTTCGTGATGTCGCTCTGGTCCACCTACGAGCACCACCGGAACGCGGGCACGCAGCCCACGCGCCAGCAGCTGGCCGACGATCTCTCGGGCAACCTGTGCCGCTGCACCGGCTACCGGCCGATCCTCGACGCCGGCCAGCGCATGTTCGACCTGCCGGCGGTGCGGCTGGACACGGAGCCGGTGGTGGCCGCGCTCCAGAGCCTCAAGCACCAGGCGAGCTTCGACTACGTCGCGCCGCTGGGCCAGCGGCTGGACCATTTCCATGCACCGACGACGCTGGCGCAACTGGCCGCGCTGCGCGAGGCCAAGCCGGCCGCCCAGCTGCTGTCCGGCTCCACCGACGTCGGCCTGTGGGTCAACAAGCAGTTCCGCGACCTGGGCGACATCATCTACGTGGGCGACGTGGCCGAGATGAAGGTGGTGGAGGAGCGCGAGGTCGACGGTACCCCCGCTCTCTACATCGGCGCCGGCGCCTCGCTCGAGAACGCCTTCCGCGCGCTCGCGGCGCGGGTGCCCGCGCTCACCGACGTCTGGCTGCGCTTCGCCTCGCCGCCGATCCGCAACGCCGGCACCATGGGCGGCAACGTCGCCAACGGCTCGCCAATCGGCGACTCGCCGCCGGTGCTGATGTCGCTGGACGCCGAGATCGAGCTGCGCCGCGGCGAGCGTGTGCGCCGCATGCCGCTGCCCGAGTTCTACGTCGACTACATGAAGAACCGGCTGGAGCCCGGCGAGTTCGTGCAGGGCCTGGTGCTGCCGCTGGCGGCGATGAAGCGCCAGGTGCGGGCCTACAAGATCAGCAAGCGCTTCGACTGCGACATCTCGGCGCTGTGCGGCGGCTTCGCGGTCGAGCTCGACGGCGACATCGTCAAGGAAGTGCGGCTGGCCTACGGCGGCATGGCCGCGGTCGTCAAGCGCGCGGCGCAGGCCGAGGCCGCGCTCGTGGGCAAGCCCTGGACGCAGGCCAGCGTCGCCGCCGCCAAGCTGGCGCTGGCGCAGGACTTCAAGCCCCTGACCGACATGCGCGCCAGCGCCGACTACCGCCTGCTGGTGGCGCAGAACCTGCTGCAGCGCCTGTGGCTGGAAACGCGCACGAAGGAGCCGCTGCCGGTGGAAGCCACCAGCGTCTGGAGCGCGATGCCGCACGCAACCGCTGCTGCCGCCGCCGCCGAAGGAGTCTGA